The Nitrospira sp. KM1 genome includes a window with the following:
- a CDS encoding NAD(P)-dependent oxidoreductase: MKVDSSVSLLGTGLLGLAIAERLQACGHVLSVFNRTPEKARPLQSRGVTVFERPEQAIEQSECVILVLADARAIRSVLLAPSSKQSLRGRSIVQMGTIGPDESLAIQREVEEAGGSYCEAPVLGSVAEANSGTLLVMFGGTREHFDQVNPVLRSLSHEPRFTGPVGTAAALKLALNHLIAAEVSAFGLSLGLIQRADVSVELFMSVLKESALFAPTFEKKLPRLLARQYDHPNFSTEHMMKDLTLVRQECQRAQLALDGLEGVLALFRQTLGRGIQQVDYSSVFEVITSPDRHRSR; the protein is encoded by the coding sequence ATGAAGGTCGACAGTTCGGTTTCGTTGCTGGGGACAGGCCTATTGGGCCTGGCAATTGCGGAACGGTTACAGGCCTGCGGTCATGTTCTGTCAGTATTCAATCGCACCCCTGAGAAGGCGCGTCCACTTCAATCGCGCGGGGTGACAGTCTTCGAAAGGCCTGAGCAGGCCATTGAGCAATCCGAGTGCGTCATTCTCGTCCTGGCTGATGCGAGGGCAATCCGCTCAGTCCTGCTCGCGCCTTCATCCAAACAGTCCTTGCGGGGTCGATCGATTGTTCAGATGGGAACGATCGGACCTGATGAGAGCCTCGCGATCCAACGGGAAGTCGAAGAAGCCGGTGGTTCCTATTGCGAGGCGCCGGTGCTTGGAAGCGTGGCAGAGGCCAACTCGGGAACGCTTCTCGTCATGTTCGGAGGGACTCGTGAGCATTTTGATCAGGTCAACCCCGTTTTGCGGTCATTGAGCCACGAACCGCGTTTCACCGGACCGGTCGGCACGGCGGCCGCACTTAAATTGGCGCTCAATCACCTGATTGCAGCTGAAGTATCGGCCTTCGGGCTCAGCCTTGGACTGATTCAACGGGCAGACGTTTCGGTGGAGCTTTTCATGAGTGTTCTGAAAGAGAGTGCCTTGTTTGCGCCAACGTTCGAGAAGAAACTCCCCCGCCTCCTGGCTAGGCAGTACGACCACCCGAATTTCTCCACCGAGCATATGATGAAAGATCTCACCTTGGTGCGTCAGGAGTGTCAACGGGCTCAGCTTGCCCTTGATGGCCTGGAAGGAGTTCTTGCGCTGTTCCGACAAACTCTCGGGCGAGGCATTCAACAGGTAGACTACTCTTCTGTATTTGAAGTCATCACCTCTCCTGATAGGCACCGCTCGCGCTAA
- the leuD gene encoding 3-isopropylmalate dehydratase small subunit, protein MQAFTTLTGRVAVLDRMNVDTDQIIPKQFLKTIKRTGLREGLFYDWRKLKDGSADPAFFLNQPRYAGAAILLTRDNFGCGSSREHAPWALLDQGFRCIIAPSFADIFYNNCLQNGILPVTLQAEEVQDLMRDVIATPGAQATVDLDTQLVTGPAGGTYRFAIDPFRKDCLFRGLDSIGLTLQHEGAIAAYEARRRAEAPWLFADIGR, encoded by the coding sequence ATGCAGGCCTTTACCACATTGACAGGGCGAGTAGCCGTTCTCGATCGCATGAATGTCGATACGGACCAGATCATCCCGAAGCAGTTCCTGAAGACCATCAAGCGGACGGGATTGCGCGAAGGGCTGTTTTACGACTGGCGGAAGTTGAAAGATGGATCGGCTGATCCGGCGTTCTTTTTAAACCAACCTCGTTACGCGGGGGCGGCGATTCTGCTGACCAGGGATAACTTCGGCTGCGGGTCGTCCAGAGAGCACGCGCCGTGGGCCTTGCTCGATCAGGGCTTTCGCTGCATCATTGCGCCGAGCTTTGCCGACATTTTTTACAACAACTGCCTTCAAAACGGCATCCTTCCAGTGACGTTACAGGCCGAAGAAGTGCAAGATCTCATGCGTGACGTCATCGCAACTCCCGGCGCGCAAGCGACCGTCGATCTGGACACTCAGCTCGTGACTGGGCCGGCAGGTGGGACCTATCGGTTCGCGATCGATCCGTTCAGGAAGGATTGTCTATTCCGTGGCCTGGACTCAATCGGGCTGACATTGCAGCACGAGGGAGCCATTGCCGCCTATGAGGCCCGACGACGTGCCGAGGCGCCCTGGCTGTTTGCCGATATTGGGCGGTAA
- a CDS encoding MEKHLA domain-containing protein has product MSRLPWKDGQVVEWTQWMLDSHCHWTGRELIDRSGGPETQARRLFEFPRIVVSHGKEEDPILNYANQAALSLWDFSWERMKTMPSRFTAEPVEQAERDRMLSLARERGYFDRYRGVRITSSGRRFIVDDACIWTIRDCNGQTVGQAATFEKWKWMS; this is encoded by the coding sequence GTGTCCCGATTGCCTTGGAAGGATGGTCAGGTGGTGGAATGGACCCAATGGATGTTGGACAGCCATTGTCATTGGACCGGCCGTGAATTGATCGATCGGAGCGGAGGGCCGGAAACTCAGGCCCGTAGGTTATTTGAATTTCCGCGCATTGTCGTATCACATGGCAAAGAAGAGGATCCCATTCTGAATTATGCCAACCAGGCGGCGCTCTCGCTGTGGGATTTTTCCTGGGAACGCATGAAAACCATGCCCTCAAGATTTACTGCCGAACCTGTTGAACAGGCCGAGCGCGATCGCATGTTGTCTCTGGCGAGGGAGCGTGGATATTTCGATCGCTACCGGGGTGTCCGGATCACGTCTTCGGGACGGCGTTTTATTGTCGATGATGCGTGCATCTGGACGATACGGGATTGCAACGGGCAGACGGTGGGTCAAGCCGCCACGTTTGAAAAGTGGAAGTGGATGTCCTGA
- a CDS encoding PilZ domain-containing protein: MDEPSAPSNRTKKEDEGIDRRGRRLKIDRRLFFFGEEDLEGEAAILDISTGGCRATSVTEVKPAMTLKLSIFLQDQPWPLRIDEAIVRWVSGQAFGLEFVGIRPAQRERLRAIVMKSKL; the protein is encoded by the coding sequence ATGGATGAACCTTCGGCCCCTTCCAATCGAACCAAGAAAGAGGATGAGGGTATTGACCGGCGTGGGAGAAGGCTCAAGATCGACAGACGCCTATTCTTTTTCGGCGAGGAGGATCTGGAGGGTGAAGCCGCGATTCTCGACATATCGACCGGTGGATGCAGAGCCACCTCGGTGACCGAAGTCAAACCTGCCATGACGTTGAAGCTATCCATTTTCTTGCAGGACCAACCCTGGCCGCTGCGTATCGATGAAGCGATCGTACGGTGGGTCAGCGGACAGGCGTTCGGTCTCGAATTCGTGGGAATCAGACCGGCGCAGCGTGAACGGTTACGGGCTATCGTGATGAAAAGCAAACTATGA
- a CDS encoding DUF1653 domain-containing protein: MMIRPGRYRHYKGREYEVIGVARHSETEEEFVVYRALYGDFGLWIRPTLMFSETILIEGRSIPRFQLIADPPS; encoded by the coding sequence ATGATGATCCGTCCAGGCCGCTATCGTCATTATAAGGGACGGGAGTACGAGGTTATCGGTGTCGCCAGGCATTCCGAAACCGAAGAGGAGTTTGTCGTGTATCGCGCTTTGTACGGCGACTTCGGTCTTTGGATCAGGCCGACATTGATGTTCAGTGAGACCATCCTGATCGAAGGTCGCTCCATTCCCCGATTCCAGCTCATCGCAGATCCCCCCTCTTAG
- a CDS encoding lytic transglycosylase domain-containing protein translates to MARKLPYTAGIMRGHTLWSRAIGLSLAVGASATFVFYPAWTSLDADTRHSYSKEEIGRALGFYAKRNRLDPALLRAVIKAESDFRHDAVSRKGAVGLMQLTPAAAVSLQVTDRYDPIQNIRGGSKHLRYLLDRYEGNLALALAAYNAGVHRVKGSSVPQIAETRAYVKKVMKYYHRYAAPASTARHQA, encoded by the coding sequence GTGGCACGGAAGCTGCCATATACGGCAGGTATCATGAGAGGGCATACTCTTTGGAGTCGAGCTATCGGACTGTCATTGGCAGTGGGAGCCTCTGCAACATTTGTCTTCTACCCAGCCTGGACGAGCCTGGACGCAGACACGAGGCATAGTTATTCCAAAGAAGAAATCGGGCGCGCATTGGGATTCTATGCAAAACGAAACCGGTTGGATCCGGCGTTGCTCCGCGCGGTGATCAAGGCCGAGTCCGATTTTCGTCATGATGCAGTTTCACGAAAGGGCGCCGTCGGTCTCATGCAGCTGACGCCTGCCGCCGCCGTCTCCCTGCAGGTCACGGACCGCTATGATCCCATACAGAATATTCGAGGAGGTTCGAAGCATCTTCGGTATTTGCTCGATCGGTATGAAGGGAATCTGGCTCTCGCATTGGCAGCCTACAACGCAGGCGTGCACCGTGTGAAGGGCTCGTCCGTTCCGCAAATCGCAGAGACGCGAGCCTATGTCAAAAAAGTCATGAAATACTACCATCGCTACGCCGCACCCGCGTCAACAGCACGCCATCAAGCCTGA
- a CDS encoding GspE/PulE family protein, with product MQKIARPTIDPEAFDSLIAEGFIRQSDLIKAIQESLTGTSDLETLLIDKYRIPKSELGKALGGFFACAYVPFDDRSVADPELLKDLSYDYLKKYNWIPFKRQGQIIDVLIDNPHDLEKGHDIRRAFPGLTIRFSVSLRRDIERYLMVAAGETDMGSITDTLGELRLEARSERDADNEGTGVNENDSAIVRLANQIIVEAYRKEASDIHIEPYSDRKETSVRFRIDGTCSTYMRVPATYRRALVSRIKIMASLDISERRKPQDGKIRFKLGDDRPLELRVATLPTAGGNEDVALRLLSAKESLPLEAMEFSPDMLRSLLKLAEKPHGLILCVGPTGSGKTTTLHAILRSLNTDERKIWTAEDPIEITQDGLRQVQIHPKIGFTFASAMRSFLRADPDVIMIGEMRDKETADVAIEASLTGHLVLSTLHTNSAVETVTRLLDMGCDSFNFADSMLCIIAKRLCKRLCSMCKQSYHPPQSEYDELAATYGQQEWETLGISYDETFLLSRQQGCAACNHSGFKGRVPLHELFCNTEELKNMIQGRAKTTEIQRAAIKAGMVTLLQDGVRKVLSGTTTLKQVRAVAMK from the coding sequence ATGCAAAAGATCGCCAGACCCACTATCGACCCCGAGGCCTTTGATTCGCTCATCGCGGAAGGTTTTATCCGGCAATCGGATTTGATTAAGGCGATTCAAGAGTCCTTGACCGGCACCTCCGATCTCGAAACGTTGCTGATCGACAAGTACCGGATTCCCAAGAGCGAGCTGGGGAAGGCGCTCGGCGGCTTCTTCGCATGCGCCTACGTTCCCTTCGATGACCGCTCTGTCGCCGATCCAGAACTGCTGAAAGACCTCAGTTACGATTACCTGAAAAAATACAACTGGATTCCGTTCAAGCGTCAGGGGCAAATCATCGACGTGTTGATCGATAATCCCCATGACCTCGAAAAGGGGCACGACATCAGGCGCGCCTTTCCCGGGCTGACGATCCGGTTCTCTGTCAGCCTCAGGCGCGACATTGAACGCTATTTGATGGTCGCGGCCGGGGAAACGGACATGGGATCCATTACGGATACACTCGGCGAACTTCGCCTTGAAGCCCGGTCCGAGCGCGACGCGGATAACGAGGGAACCGGGGTTAACGAGAATGACTCGGCGATCGTGCGCCTCGCCAACCAGATCATCGTGGAGGCGTATCGAAAGGAAGCTTCGGACATCCATATTGAACCCTATTCGGACCGGAAGGAAACGTCCGTCCGTTTCCGCATCGACGGGACGTGTTCCACCTATATGCGGGTGCCGGCAACCTATCGCCGGGCCCTGGTTTCCCGTATCAAGATCATGGCCAGCCTGGACATCTCCGAACGTCGTAAACCCCAGGACGGCAAGATCCGCTTCAAACTCGGTGACGACCGCCCGCTCGAGCTGCGAGTCGCGACCCTTCCGACCGCAGGCGGGAATGAAGACGTGGCGCTCAGGTTGCTGAGCGCGAAGGAGTCGTTGCCCTTGGAGGCCATGGAATTCTCGCCGGACATGCTCCGGTCGTTGCTGAAACTGGCCGAAAAGCCTCACGGCCTGATCTTGTGCGTCGGACCGACCGGCTCGGGCAAAACGACGACCCTCCATGCCATTCTACGATCGCTCAATACCGATGAACGGAAGATCTGGACGGCTGAAGATCCCATCGAGATTACACAGGACGGTCTTCGTCAGGTCCAAATCCACCCGAAGATCGGATTTACCTTCGCCTCGGCCATGCGTTCATTTCTCCGCGCGGATCCCGACGTCATCATGATCGGGGAGATGCGGGACAAGGAGACCGCCGACGTCGCGATCGAGGCGTCGCTGACCGGCCACCTCGTCCTGAGCACCCTCCACACCAACAGCGCTGTGGAGACCGTCACGCGCCTCCTTGACATGGGATGTGATTCGTTCAACTTTGCCGATTCAATGCTGTGCATCATCGCCAAGCGACTGTGCAAGCGGCTGTGCTCGATGTGTAAACAGTCCTATCATCCGCCCCAGTCGGAATACGACGAATTGGCCGCCACGTACGGCCAACAGGAATGGGAGACTCTTGGGATTTCCTACGACGAGACCTTCTTGTTGAGCCGCCAGCAAGGCTGCGCCGCCTGTAATCATTCCGGCTTCAAGGGCCGGGTACCACTTCACGAATTGTTCTGTAATACCGAGGAACTCAAGAACATGATTCAGGGGCGAGCGAAGACCACGGAGATCCAGCGGGCGGCTATCAAGGCCGGGATGGTGACGCTGTTACAGGATGGAGTCCGGAAAGTCTTGAGTGGCACGACAACTTTGAAACAGGTCCGCGCCGTCGCCATGAAATGA
- the corA gene encoding magnesium/cobalt transporter CorA produces the protein MKLVQKRSRKTGLPPGTLVHIGEKKSEQVTVTEFRYSSATCNERQVDGSWDLVAPPADDSTVWLNVSGVHKMEVLEAFGRQFTLHPLLLEDIANTDQRPKLDDYDTHVFLVMKMLTPTGRQEVMVEQVSLVLGRNFVLSFQENGTDVFEPVRDRLRGGKGRLRQAGPDYLLYSLVDAIVDQYFAVLEGVGEKIESVQQVVVADPKPDTLKDIHALKRQLLFIRRAVWPLRDVMNNLSRSDCPLLQQTTKIFFRDVYDHVVQIVDTIETLREMVSASLDIYLSSVSYRLNAVMRVLTVITTIFMPLSFIASIYGMNFENMPELKFEWGYPIILGVMAAVGIGMLIAFRKKQWL, from the coding sequence ATGAAACTCGTGCAAAAGCGTTCCAGGAAGACTGGGCTCCCTCCCGGAACACTCGTCCATATCGGTGAGAAGAAATCCGAACAGGTGACGGTGACGGAATTCCGTTATTCCTCAGCCACCTGCAACGAGCGACAGGTCGACGGCTCATGGGACCTTGTGGCGCCTCCTGCGGACGACTCGACCGTATGGCTCAATGTCAGCGGGGTCCATAAGATGGAAGTGCTCGAGGCGTTCGGAAGACAATTCACTCTGCATCCCCTGTTGCTCGAGGACATCGCGAACACGGACCAGCGCCCCAAATTGGACGATTACGACACCCATGTGTTCCTCGTTATGAAGATGCTGACACCCACAGGACGTCAGGAGGTGATGGTCGAACAGGTCAGCCTGGTATTGGGACGAAACTTCGTACTGTCGTTCCAGGAAAATGGGACCGATGTGTTCGAGCCGGTGCGGGATCGACTGCGGGGAGGAAAAGGACGTCTTCGGCAGGCTGGACCAGATTACCTGCTGTACTCGCTCGTGGACGCCATCGTGGATCAATACTTTGCCGTGCTTGAGGGAGTCGGTGAAAAGATCGAATCGGTCCAACAAGTGGTGGTGGCCGATCCCAAACCGGACACGCTCAAGGACATTCACGCGCTCAAGCGGCAGTTGCTCTTCATCCGACGGGCGGTCTGGCCATTGCGCGATGTCATGAACAATTTGTCACGGTCGGATTGTCCGTTGCTCCAGCAGACCACGAAGATTTTCTTCCGGGATGTCTATGACCATGTCGTTCAGATCGTGGACACGATCGAAACGCTGCGGGAAATGGTATCGGCGAGCCTGGATATCTATCTTTCAAGCGTGAGTTATCGTCTGAACGCGGTCATGCGCGTGCTGACCGTCATTACCACTATCTTCATGCCGCTGAGCTTTATCGCCAGCATCTACGGGATGAATTTTGAAAATATGCCCGAATTGAAATTTGAATGGGGGTATCCCATCATCCTGGGGGTCATGGCCGCTGTCGGCATCGGAATGCTCATCGCATTTCGTAAGAAGCAGTGGTTATAA
- a CDS encoding 3'(2'),5'-bisphosphate nucleotidase CysQ codes for MEPELIRLTEAIRQAGTRSLELAKLGFEVHTKKDHSPVTTADLEVNAILHRMQQEHFPSDGWLSEESPDDLTRLNKSRVWIVDPIDGTKAYVNRLPEFCISVALVENRTPVLAAILNPSTRELFTAIRGKGLSLNGKPLSPPPQPDDRPVVLVSPWELRTGRWSAMEQSVHCRPILSIASALALVAAGRAQASLTIESENEWDLAAGVLLIVEAGGSITDGSGRAFVFNQPTPRFHGVVAVAGTAEPGLRRALEAHAATAREKKAPS; via the coding sequence ATGGAACCTGAGTTGATACGGTTGACGGAAGCCATAAGACAAGCGGGCACTCGGTCGCTCGAGCTGGCGAAATTGGGCTTTGAAGTCCACACGAAAAAAGATCATTCACCGGTCACCACGGCTGACCTCGAAGTCAACGCGATCCTCCACCGGATGCAGCAGGAGCACTTTCCGTCGGACGGGTGGCTTTCTGAGGAATCGCCGGATGATCTCACCCGATTGAACAAATCCCGCGTCTGGATCGTCGATCCGATCGACGGCACGAAGGCCTATGTGAACCGATTGCCGGAGTTTTGCATTTCCGTGGCCTTGGTCGAAAATCGCACCCCGGTCTTGGCAGCCATTCTCAATCCTTCCACCCGGGAGCTCTTCACGGCGATTCGCGGGAAAGGCCTTTCGCTCAACGGCAAGCCGCTCTCACCGCCGCCTCAGCCGGATGATCGGCCCGTCGTCCTAGTCAGCCCCTGGGAATTGAGAACGGGCCGCTGGAGTGCTATGGAACAATCCGTCCATTGCCGGCCGATCCTCTCTATCGCCAGCGCGCTGGCTCTTGTCGCAGCCGGACGCGCACAGGCCAGTCTCACGATCGAGTCAGAAAATGAATGGGATTTGGCTGCCGGAGTGCTACTGATCGTCGAAGCAGGCGGATCCATTACGGATGGATCGGGTCGAGCATTCGTCTTCAATCAGCCGACTCCACGTTTTCATGGGGTCGTCGCGGTAGCAGGTACGGCTGAGCCGGGTCTACGCCGTGCGCTGGAAGCCCATGCCGCAACCGCACGAGAGAAGAAGGCTCCGTCATGA
- a CDS encoding HPP family protein, with protein sequence MPIILSVNGNVESYPASPLPSKTARVESVGASADAPSEERGRRSTQLAREAYEQQTRQTGFTRITVLAQDLMTSPVVTLGSDGTLTEAWELMKLKGFRHLPVTSLHGTLVGMVSDRDLLRQVPDFLVSKMAVIASTRRLAEIISPRLISATPTTDIREIARVMAEEDIRAVPILDWNRCPIGIITTADLLHGLARHIPLELWT encoded by the coding sequence ATGCCGATCATACTCAGTGTCAACGGCAATGTGGAATCGTATCCGGCCTCCCCGCTGCCATCGAAGACAGCTCGTGTCGAATCCGTGGGAGCTTCGGCGGATGCGCCTTCGGAGGAGCGTGGCCGACGGTCCACTCAACTTGCACGCGAAGCGTACGAACAGCAAACCAGGCAGACGGGGTTCACCAGGATCACCGTCCTCGCGCAAGATTTGATGACCTCGCCGGTCGTGACGCTCGGTTCAGACGGTACCCTCACCGAAGCGTGGGAATTGATGAAGCTGAAAGGATTTCGTCACCTTCCCGTCACATCGCTCCACGGTACGTTAGTGGGAATGGTATCCGATCGAGATCTTCTTCGACAGGTTCCAGACTTTCTGGTTTCCAAGATGGCCGTCATTGCCTCCACTCGCCGTTTGGCAGAAATTATCTCTCCCCGTCTGATCTCAGCGACTCCGACAACCGACATCCGGGAGATTGCGCGGGTCATGGCAGAAGAGGATATCCGCGCCGTTCCGATACTGGATTGGAACCGTTGCCCCATCGGCATCATTACGACTGCGGATCTTCTTCACGGACTCGCTCGCCATATTCCTCTCGAATTGTGGACGTGA
- a CDS encoding pyridoxal phosphate-dependent aminotransferase, translating to MTKRTVNRRITQLGHSEIRAMTQACAQLKGLNMAQGVCDTAVPAIVLQAAASAIDRGDNVYSRFDGLPQLRQALAVKLLRDNGIHADPETDITVSAGATGAFHAACLALLNPGDEVILFEPYYQYHISTLLAVEAVPVIVKMASPEWSLSLDAVEQAVTKNTKALIVNSPGNPSGKVFSVQEMAGVGEIARRHDLFVFTDEIYEYFLYDGRRHVSMASLPDMAERTITIGGYSKTFSITGWRIGYSVATAQWARAIGAMNDLLYVCAPTPLQAGVASGIQALPPSFYHQLAKDYEAKRDRFCATLAQAGLRPSIPDGAYYVLADAARLPGTTGKERAMHLLERTGVAGVPGEAFFAGQEGSRYLRFSYAKTDADLDEACRRLSTLA from the coding sequence GTGACCAAAAGAACCGTCAATCGACGTATCACACAACTCGGCCATTCGGAAATACGTGCGATGACTCAGGCCTGCGCACAACTCAAGGGTTTGAACATGGCTCAAGGAGTCTGCGACACCGCAGTTCCCGCCATCGTTCTGCAGGCTGCGGCCAGCGCTATCGATCGCGGAGATAACGTCTATTCGCGCTTCGATGGGTTGCCGCAATTACGGCAGGCGCTTGCAGTCAAGTTGCTGCGCGACAATGGGATTCACGCAGATCCTGAAACCGACATTACCGTCAGCGCAGGCGCCACTGGAGCGTTTCACGCCGCATGTCTGGCACTGTTGAATCCGGGAGACGAGGTCATCTTATTCGAGCCCTACTATCAATACCACATCAGCACGTTGCTGGCGGTCGAAGCCGTGCCGGTGATAGTGAAGATGGCGTCCCCGGAGTGGAGCCTCTCGTTGGACGCCGTCGAGCAAGCGGTCACCAAGAACACCAAAGCCTTGATCGTGAATTCGCCGGGGAATCCATCTGGAAAAGTTTTCAGCGTCCAGGAGATGGCTGGTGTAGGCGAAATCGCGAGGCGCCATGACCTCTTTGTGTTTACGGATGAAATCTATGAATACTTCCTGTACGACGGTCGCAGGCACGTCAGCATGGCCTCGTTGCCGGACATGGCCGAGCGGACGATTACCATAGGTGGATATTCCAAGACATTCAGCATTACCGGTTGGCGCATTGGCTATAGCGTCGCCACCGCTCAGTGGGCGCGAGCCATCGGTGCTATGAATGATCTGTTGTACGTGTGCGCACCGACTCCGCTCCAGGCGGGCGTCGCCTCCGGAATCCAGGCCCTCCCGCCCTCGTTCTATCACCAACTGGCGAAGGACTATGAAGCCAAACGGGACCGCTTCTGTGCAACGCTGGCGCAGGCAGGTCTCCGTCCATCCATTCCTGATGGGGCCTACTATGTGCTCGCGGATGCCGCAAGGTTGCCGGGCACAACCGGGAAGGAGCGTGCCATGCATCTGCTCGAACGTACCGGCGTGGCCGGGGTGCCAGGAGAAGCATTTTTTGCTGGGCAGGAAGGTTCACGATACCTACGGTTCAGTTACGCCAAAACGGATGCGGATCTGGATGAAGCTTGCCGGAGACTTTCGACGCTTGCCTGA
- the leuC gene encoding 3-isopropylmalate dehydratase large subunit gives MSGQTLFEKIWDSHIVRSEPDGTTLLYIDRQLVHEVTSPQAFEGLKLAGRRPRRPGATLAVPDHNVPTTDRSLGITDRVSALQIQTLSDNCRDFGITLFGMDDPRQGIVHVIGPEQGFTLPGTTIVCGDSHTSTHGAFGALAFGIGTSEVEHVLATQCLVQKRPKTMAIKVDGALSPHCSAKDVILAIIGKLGTAGGTGYVIEYTGSVIRALSMEGRMTLCNMSIEAGARAGMVAPDEKTVAYIQDRPLAPRGALFNQAVNAWALLKTDEDAKYDATVVLHAEEIAPQVSWGTSPGMVTGVDGTVPDPAAIGDEKTRMATERALEYMGLRPNMSITDITIDKVFIGSCTNSRIEDLRLAARLAKGRTVAKSVHAMVVPGSGLIKRQAEEEGLHRVFTDAGFEWREAGCSMCLAMNADVLQPGERCASTSNRNFEGRQGAGGRTHLVSPAMAVAAAIEGHFVDIRNWR, from the coding sequence ATGTCGGGTCAGACTCTATTCGAAAAAATCTGGGATTCACACATCGTTCGCTCGGAACCTGATGGAACGACTCTACTATATATCGACAGGCAACTGGTCCATGAAGTGACGTCCCCCCAAGCCTTCGAAGGCCTGAAACTCGCGGGCCGACGTCCCAGGCGTCCGGGAGCGACGCTGGCGGTCCCCGACCACAATGTTCCAACGACCGATCGCAGTCTGGGTATTACGGACCGCGTCAGTGCGTTGCAGATTCAGACGCTGAGCGACAACTGCCGGGATTTCGGGATCACGTTGTTCGGGATGGATGATCCCCGCCAGGGCATTGTGCACGTCATCGGTCCGGAGCAGGGATTCACGCTTCCGGGTACCACCATCGTCTGCGGTGATTCGCATACGTCCACTCATGGTGCCTTTGGCGCCTTGGCGTTCGGCATTGGAACCAGCGAAGTCGAGCATGTCTTGGCCACGCAATGTTTGGTCCAGAAACGACCGAAGACGATGGCCATCAAAGTGGACGGGGCCCTATCACCCCACTGCTCGGCCAAGGATGTCATTCTCGCCATTATTGGAAAACTCGGAACGGCAGGAGGCACCGGCTACGTGATCGAGTATACCGGATCCGTCATTCGTGCTCTCAGCATGGAAGGACGGATGACGCTGTGCAACATGTCGATCGAAGCGGGAGCGAGAGCGGGGATGGTGGCGCCGGATGAAAAGACTGTCGCCTATATTCAAGACCGTCCATTGGCGCCTCGAGGCGCCCTCTTCAATCAGGCGGTGAACGCCTGGGCGTTGCTGAAAACCGATGAAGATGCAAAATACGACGCGACTGTTGTATTACATGCGGAGGAGATCGCCCCGCAGGTAAGCTGGGGGACGAGCCCCGGTATGGTGACCGGTGTCGACGGCACCGTTCCTGATCCTGCGGCCATCGGAGACGAGAAGACGAGGATGGCAACCGAGCGGGCGCTGGAATATATGGGACTGAGACCCAACATGTCTATTACCGACATCACCATCGACAAGGTCTTCATCGGGTCTTGTACGAACTCACGCATCGAAGACCTTCGTCTGGCGGCGAGACTCGCGAAAGGCAGAACGGTCGCGAAATCCGTACACGCGATGGTAGTGCCTGGATCGGGGCTGATCAAGCGACAGGCTGAGGAAGAGGGTCTCCACCGAGTGTTTACTGATGCGGGATTCGAATGGCGGGAGGCAGGGTGCAGCATGTGCTTGGCGATGAACGCCGACGTGCTTCAGCCCGGCGAACGGTGTGCGTCGACCAGCAATCGAAACTTCGAAGGACGGCAGGGGGCCGGCGGCCGAACGCATCTGGTGTCCCCCGCTATGGCCGTCGCCGCGGCGATTGAGGGGCATTTCGTCGACATTCGAAACTGGAGATAG
- a CDS encoding PilZ domain-containing protein, whose translation MIVVSRKCPRFAVQLEVRFGKEHTETSGTILNLSQDGCMIMTDQPAEPAQYLQLDMYLVDGHAPVRVSLAAVRWSSATRFGLEYIKVGSEEQERLKLFMVTLGENPIR comes from the coding sequence GTGATTGTGGTCTCACGCAAATGTCCCCGTTTTGCGGTTCAGCTTGAAGTCCGCTTCGGAAAAGAACATACCGAGACGAGTGGCACCATTCTGAATCTCTCCCAGGATGGGTGCATGATCATGACCGATCAGCCCGCGGAACCGGCGCAGTATCTGCAGTTGGATATGTATTTGGTTGACGGACATGCGCCGGTCCGTGTCAGCTTGGCGGCGGTGCGATGGTCGTCCGCGACCCGATTCGGGCTGGAATATATCAAGGTGGGATCCGAAGAACAGGAGAGGCTGAAACTCTTTATGGTCACACTCGGGGAAAATCCAATCAGGTAG